The region GATATAGTTCGGGGTGCAGCGAAATTGTTTTTTCAGGAGAAGGTACGATGGCGATGGATTTTTTGGGGCGGCGGGAGTTTCTGCGCACTGTGGGTTCGGTGGGACTGATGGCTGGGGTTCCTGCGCTGGCGGAGATGAGCGCGATTGATCCAGCGAGCGTAGCGTATGAGGTCGCGCAGCCGGACCAGAACGCTGAGGCAGCGCCGAAGCACTCCATCAAGTTTGCCGTCTGCGGGATGAGCCATGACCACATCTATGGCATGGTGGGGGCGATCCAGCGGGGCGGTGGCGTTCTGGTGGCGGCCTACGGGGCAGAGCCCGACAAGCTGGCGAACTTCAAGAAGAGGTTTCCCGACGTAAAGATGGTTTCGTCGGAGGATGCGATCCTGAATGATCCTTCGATTCAGCTGGTGCTGAGCTCGACGATTCCCGATGAGCGTGCTCCGCTGGGCGTGCGCGTGATGAAGAAAGGCAAGGACTATCTGAGCGACAAGCCCGGCGCGACCTCGCTCGAGCAGATCGACGAGATTCGCAAGACGATTGCGGAGACGAAGCGTATCTACGGGATTCTGTACAGTGAACGCTTTGAGGTGAAGGCAGCGGTCAAGGCCGGGGATATGGTGAAGGCGGGTGCAATCGGGCGCGTGATCCAGACGATCAATATTGCGCCACACCAGATTGTGCAGCACGGGATGGATCCTTATGCGGGAGGGGCCGGAGGACGGCCGGACTGGTTCTGGGACCCGGCGCGGTATGGCGGCATTTTGACCGACATTGGATCGCACCAGGTGGACCAGTTCCTGTTCTACACCGGCTCCACGCAGGCGGAGGTGGTGGCATCGCAGGTAGCAAACGTGAACCATCATCAGAAGCCGAAGTTCCAGGACTTTGGAGACATGATGTTGCGGGGCGACCGAGGGTTCGGGTATGTGCGGCTGGACTGGTTTACTCCGGATGGCCTGGGAACGTGGGGCGATGGACGGCTCTTCATCCTGGGGACGGAGGGTTATATCGAAGTTCGCAAGTATGTCGATGTGGCGCGAAGCAAGCAGGGTAACAACCTGTTTATCGTGGACAAAAATCAGCAGAGGTTTATCGACTGCAACAATGTGACGCTTCCGTTCGGGGCGCAGTTTGTCTCAGACGTGGTGAACCGCACCCATACGGCGCAGGATCAGACGCAGTGCCTGCTGGCGGCGGAGCTGGTAGTGCGGGCGCAGATGAAGGCTCAGCATGTGACTCTCAAGAGCTAGGTTTGTTTTGCGGCTCTCTCGCGGGTGGCGAGGCCGATCTGAGATCTGCTGGCTGGCTGAGCATCGCCGAACCGCAGATCCTTCGACTTCGGCTTCGCCTTCGCTCAGGATGACACCTTCAGGTGAAATTGTGTGGAGTGATTTCCATGGAGGTGTACTGTTTCGCAGATCCTGAAGCTGAGTGAAGTGCATCGGACAGATTCCTATTTGCCTAGGGCTGTATAGACGCTGCAGACAAAATACAGGGATCCTTCGCTTTGCTCAGGATGACGGCTTTGGGGATTGCATGTGCAACAACCGCCGGATTCGTATGCAATAAACGCGGCGATTTCATGCGCAATAAGCTTGGCGATTGCACGCGCAATGAGCGACCGCAGGAGCAAGGGGTGCTCTTATGGCTGACTAAGCATCTTTGCAGAGGGTAGAATCGCGCTCTCAAATAATCTCGTTCAAAATGGAGAGCCCAGCGCATGGGAGATGTAAGCAGGAGAAGGTTTTTGAAGACTGCGGCCGGAGCAGCGGCCGTGACAGGTTTCCCTACGATCGTGCCTTCGACTGTCTTCGGGCAGATGGCCCCGAGTGAGCGGATCAATGTCGGTGCGATCGGCGTCGGCAGAATCTCGCGCGGGCACGACCTTCCGGGCATCTTCAAGTATGAAGGCGCTCGGGTAATTGCTGTGTGCGACCTGGATGCGGGCAGGGCTGAGCTGGGA is a window of Edaphobacter sp. 12200R-103 DNA encoding:
- a CDS encoding Gfo/Idh/MocA family protein, which produces MAMDFLGRREFLRTVGSVGLMAGVPALAEMSAIDPASVAYEVAQPDQNAEAAPKHSIKFAVCGMSHDHIYGMVGAIQRGGGVLVAAYGAEPDKLANFKKRFPDVKMVSSEDAILNDPSIQLVLSSTIPDERAPLGVRVMKKGKDYLSDKPGATSLEQIDEIRKTIAETKRIYGILYSERFEVKAAVKAGDMVKAGAIGRVIQTINIAPHQIVQHGMDPYAGGAGGRPDWFWDPARYGGILTDIGSHQVDQFLFYTGSTQAEVVASQVANVNHHQKPKFQDFGDMMLRGDRGFGYVRLDWFTPDGLGTWGDGRLFILGTEGYIEVRKYVDVARSKQGNNLFIVDKNQQRFIDCNNVTLPFGAQFVSDVVNRTHTAQDQTQCLLAAELVVRAQMKAQHVTLKS